One Haloterrigena salifodinae DNA window includes the following coding sequences:
- a CDS encoding thiolase domain-containing protein, with protein MSDVRVAGVGLTPFGNAPKRTSRDLFAEASITAFEDSGVSRDDVDALLYGNFMGELSEHQGHHGPLMAEAAGVRAPATRYESACASSGTAVRDAVMRIRNGEDDVILVGGAERMTNLGTAGATEALAIAADDLWEVRAGMTFPGAYALMAQAYFDEYGGEHEDLAHIAVKNHENALNNEKAQYQSAIEVSDVLEAPQVSSPLGLYDSCPISDGAAAVVLTSEEYAEEHGLEAPVSISGTGQGGDRMALHDREYLARSPAAREAGEEAYADAGVDPADVDFAEVHDCFTIAEVLAIESLDLFPIGEGISAARDGRTTADGETPINLSGGLKAKGHPVGATGASQIAEVTKLLSGKHPNSEFVEGATTGVAHNAGGTVASATVHVLEVSE; from the coding sequence ATGAGTGACGTACGTGTCGCAGGTGTCGGCCTGACCCCGTTCGGAAACGCGCCCAAGCGGACCAGCCGGGACCTCTTCGCGGAAGCGAGTATCACGGCGTTCGAGGACAGCGGCGTCTCTCGAGACGACGTGGACGCCCTCCTCTACGGCAACTTCATGGGCGAACTGTCCGAACACCAGGGCCACCACGGCCCCCTCATGGCCGAGGCCGCGGGCGTACGGGCGCCGGCGACCCGCTACGAGTCCGCCTGCGCCTCGAGCGGCACGGCCGTCCGGGACGCGGTCATGCGAATCCGCAACGGCGAGGACGACGTGATCCTCGTCGGCGGCGCCGAGCGGATGACCAACCTCGGCACCGCGGGCGCGACCGAGGCGCTCGCGATCGCCGCCGACGACCTCTGGGAGGTTCGCGCGGGGATGACCTTCCCCGGTGCCTACGCGCTGATGGCCCAGGCCTACTTCGACGAGTACGGCGGCGAGCACGAGGACCTCGCCCACATTGCCGTCAAGAACCACGAGAACGCCCTGAACAACGAGAAGGCCCAGTACCAGAGCGCGATCGAGGTCAGCGACGTCCTCGAAGCCCCGCAGGTCTCCAGCCCGCTGGGACTGTACGACTCCTGTCCGATCTCCGACGGCGCGGCCGCCGTGGTCCTCACGAGCGAGGAGTACGCCGAAGAACACGGCCTCGAGGCGCCGGTTTCGATCAGCGGCACCGGGCAGGGCGGCGACCGGATGGCCCTCCACGACCGCGAGTACCTCGCACGCTCGCCCGCGGCCCGCGAGGCGGGCGAGGAGGCCTACGCCGACGCCGGCGTTGACCCCGCGGACGTCGACTTCGCGGAGGTCCACGACTGCTTCACGATCGCCGAAGTGCTCGCGATCGAGTCGCTCGATCTGTTCCCGATCGGCGAGGGCATCTCGGCGGCCCGCGACGGCCGGACGACCGCCGACGGCGAGACGCCGATCAACCTCTCGGGAGGCCTGAAGGCCAAGGGCCACCCGGTCGGCGCGACCGGCGCCTCCCAGATCGCCGAGGTCACGAAACTGCTCTCCGGGAAACACCCCAACAGCGAGTTCGTCGAGGGCGCGACGACCGGCGTCGCCCACAACGCGGGCGGCACCGTCGCGAGTGCGACTGTCCACGTTCTGGAGGTGAGCGAGTAA
- a CDS encoding Zn-ribbon domain-containing OB-fold protein yields the protein MNDSETRDAGFDEWLDAAEEDRAYYLACPNDHGSLPPRRVCPDCGATELEDLELPDSGEIKTFTVTHVPTPAFEEDAPYATAVARFGPVRITGQVVGIDPEDVETGLEVEIEVTVSETTGERVLGFSPV from the coding sequence ATGAACGACTCCGAAACCCGAGACGCCGGCTTCGACGAGTGGCTCGACGCCGCCGAGGAGGACCGAGCGTACTACCTCGCGTGTCCGAACGACCACGGCTCCCTGCCGCCCCGTCGGGTCTGCCCCGACTGCGGCGCGACCGAACTCGAGGACCTCGAGTTACCCGACAGCGGCGAGATCAAGACGTTCACCGTCACGCACGTCCCGACGCCGGCCTTCGAGGAGGACGCCCCCTACGCGACGGCCGTCGCGCGCTTCGGTCCCGTGCGGATCACGGGCCAGGTCGTCGGCATCGATCCCGAGGACGTCGAGACCGGACTCGAGGTCGAGATCGAGGTCACGGTGTCGGAGACGACGGGCGAGCGCGTGCTCGGGTTCAGCCCGGTATAG